The genome window CCATGGCCGCAAGCGCCGCCGATCGATACGAAATCGTCACCGAGCTTGGGCGCGGCGGCATGGGCGTCGTCTACAAGGCGCGCGACTCCATGCTCGGCCGCGTCGTCGCGCTCAAACGCGTGCTCGCCCGCGACAACAAGCTCGTCATCAAGCGCTTCCTGGGCGAGGCCAAGTCCATCGCCGCGCTGAACCACCCCAACATCATCCAGATCTACGACATCGGCGAGGACGCCGAGGGCCTGTACATCACCACCGAGTTCGTCGAGGGCACGGACCTGTATCGCCTCCTCAGGAAAAAGGGCGCGCTGGAGGGCAAGGTCGCCATCCGGCTCGTCATTCCGATCTGCAAGGCGATGGCCTACGCCCACGCCCGCGGCGTCATCCACCGCGACATCAAGCCCGCGAACGTGCTGCTCACCGCCGACGGCATGCCGAAGATCGCCGATTTCGGCCTGGCGCGCCTGGACGACATGAAGGCGCAGGAAATGACGGGCATGGTGATGGGAACGCAGTCCTACGCGTCGCCTGAGCAGTTCAAGGACTCCAAGCACGTCGATCACCGCACCGACATCTACTCCATCGGCGCGATGTTCTTCGAGATGCTCACCGGCA of bacterium contains these proteins:
- a CDS encoding serine/threonine protein kinase; translated protein: MAASAADRYEIVTELGRGGMGVVYKARDSMLGRVVALKRVLARDNKLVIKRFLGEAKSIAALNHPNIIQIYDIGEDAEGLYITTEFVEGTDLYRLLRKKGALEGKVAIRLVIPICKAMAYAHARGVIHRDIKPANVLLTADGMPKIADFGLARLDDMKAQEMTGMVMGTQSYASPEQFKDSKHVDHRTDIYSIGAMFFEMLTGIRPQHFRESAVPDPFKQVVLKALEHDRARRYQQLEEMIRDLDALRT